In a genomic window of Streptomyces katrae:
- a CDS encoding oxygenase MpaB family protein, translated as MSGTPYEDADPGLYGPGSVTWQCHGDPVMWIAGVRALYLQALHPRAVRGVMENSAFAEDAWGRLLRTADFVGTLTYGTTEAAERAGAHVRAVHRRLSATDPDTGERFPVDDPELLLWVHCAQIDSFLHVLRRSGVPLTPAQADRYVDENRVNARLVGLDPAAVPADTAQLAAYFEGIRPRLAAGTDARAVDDFLRSPPVSPLLVPGRNLLWRPLAGLAYASLPGWAHQLYGRPAPPSLTVTRRLRLTGRVLRTIPAGLRWQLPPGHILRAMRRLGPGSRPSAYTLRKSAAILDRPGRARYDDGHDDGGGFKTWRSPD; from the coding sequence ATGAGCGGAACCCCGTACGAGGACGCCGACCCGGGACTGTACGGACCCGGGTCCGTCACCTGGCAGTGCCACGGAGACCCGGTCATGTGGATCGCCGGGGTCCGCGCCCTCTACCTCCAGGCCCTCCACCCGCGCGCCGTCCGCGGGGTGATGGAGAACTCCGCCTTCGCCGAGGACGCCTGGGGCCGGCTGCTGCGCACCGCCGACTTCGTCGGCACCCTCACCTACGGCACCACGGAGGCCGCCGAGCGGGCCGGAGCCCATGTGCGCGCCGTCCACCGCCGGCTGTCCGCCACCGACCCGGACACGGGCGAGCGGTTCCCCGTCGACGACCCCGAACTCCTCCTGTGGGTGCACTGCGCCCAGATCGACAGCTTCCTGCACGTACTGCGCCGGTCCGGCGTTCCCCTCACTCCCGCCCAGGCCGACCGTTACGTGGACGAAAACCGCGTCAACGCCCGTCTCGTCGGCCTCGATCCGGCCGCCGTACCCGCCGACACCGCGCAGCTGGCCGCGTACTTCGAGGGGATCCGCCCCAGGCTCGCCGCCGGCACCGACGCCCGGGCGGTGGACGACTTCCTGCGCTCGCCGCCGGTCTCGCCGCTGCTGGTACCTGGCCGAAACCTGCTGTGGCGACCGCTCGCCGGACTCGCCTACGCCTCCCTCCCCGGCTGGGCGCACCAGCTGTACGGCCGCCCCGCACCACCCTCACTCACGGTCACCCGGCGCCTGCGCCTCACGGGTCGCGTGCTGCGCACCATTCCCGCAGGTCTACGCTGGCAGCTGCCTCCAGGTCACATCTTGAGAGCGATGCGCCGACTGGGCCCCGGGAGCCGCCCCTCCGCGTACACACTGCGTAAGTCAGCGGCCATACTGGACCGGCCGGGGAGGGCGCGATACGACGACGGGCACGATGACGGGGGCGGCTTCAAGACATGGCGGAGTCCAGACTGA
- a CDS encoding SAV_915 family protein, translating into MCLFTYEDDPEPEERVPAGPLYVPVRPGTGEVVVRLFRTPLGVRTAVGFTRAERLVAVLGAGQPWIRLSEPALRALAEPLGVASLTVDPSLTAPAAAPVGAAGTVPAVAAAAAAAAGPGMRGAGAGAPGTSARAV; encoded by the coding sequence ATGTGCCTGTTCACGTACGAAGACGACCCCGAGCCCGAGGAACGCGTCCCGGCCGGACCCCTGTACGTCCCGGTCCGGCCGGGTACCGGGGAGGTGGTGGTGCGTCTCTTCCGCACTCCGCTGGGTGTGCGTACCGCCGTCGGCTTCACCCGCGCGGAGCGGCTCGTCGCCGTGCTCGGCGCGGGGCAGCCGTGGATCCGGCTCTCGGAGCCGGCGCTGCGCGCGCTGGCCGAGCCGCTGGGGGTGGCGTCGCTGACCGTCGACCCCTCCCTGACGGCGCCGGCGGCCGCCCCGGTGGGAGCCGCGGGCACAGTACCGGCGGTGGCCGCGGCAGCCGCCGCGGCCGCGGGCCCGGGGATGCGCGGGGCCGGGGCCGGGGCCCCCGGGACGTCCGCCCGGGCCGTCTGA
- the lysA gene encoding diaminopimelate decarboxylase produces the protein MTVDVLSEVAADADDLCVWPASTARLPHGGLAVGGVSLAEVAQRFDTPVYVLDEGEVRGRCRTYRDAFPDGEVLYAAKAFLSRAMARWVREEGLGLDVCSAGELELAVTSGFPPERIVLHGNAKSPRDIAAALRLGVGRIVIDSSSEIARIAAAVAPRGRQRVLVRVVPDVAAGGHEKIRTGTEGQKFGLSATDGSAQTAVVRILDQPRLELAGLHCHIGSQITTAGAYLTALDRMVELTAAVRDAHGVVLPELDLGGGHGIAYRPGEPALDLTALARELRTALADRCAAAGLPVPRLTVEPGRAITGPAGVALYRVLAVKRSGGKLFVAVDGGMSDNPRPALYGVRYAPRLVGRHSTAGSATATVVGRHCEAGDVLAADAELPRDVHPGDLLAVPVAGAYQLSMASGYNMVGRPPVVAVHEGAARVLVRRETLEDFRSRDLGA, from the coding sequence ATGACCGTCGACGTACTCTCCGAGGTCGCGGCGGACGCCGACGACCTCTGTGTGTGGCCCGCCTCCACGGCCCGGCTCCCGCACGGCGGCCTGGCCGTGGGCGGGGTGTCGCTGGCCGAGGTCGCCCAGCGGTTCGACACCCCCGTCTACGTGCTGGACGAGGGCGAGGTGCGCGGCCGCTGCCGCACCTACCGGGACGCCTTCCCCGACGGCGAAGTGCTCTACGCCGCCAAGGCGTTCCTCTCCCGCGCGATGGCGCGGTGGGTGCGGGAGGAGGGGCTGGGCCTGGACGTGTGCTCCGCCGGGGAGCTGGAACTGGCCGTCACCTCGGGGTTCCCGCCCGAGCGCATCGTGCTGCACGGCAACGCCAAGTCGCCCCGGGACATCGCCGCCGCGCTGCGGCTCGGGGTGGGCAGGATCGTCATCGACAGCTCGTCCGAGATCGCCCGGATCGCGGCGGCCGTGGCCCCCAGGGGGCGCCAGCGGGTGCTGGTGCGGGTGGTGCCGGACGTGGCGGCGGGCGGCCACGAGAAGATCCGTACCGGTACGGAGGGCCAGAAGTTCGGACTGTCCGCCACCGACGGGAGCGCCCAGACGGCCGTCGTCCGGATCCTGGACCAGCCCCGGCTCGAACTCGCCGGGCTGCACTGCCACATCGGCTCCCAGATCACCACGGCCGGCGCCTACCTCACGGCGCTGGACCGCATGGTGGAGCTGACGGCCGCCGTCCGCGATGCGCACGGGGTCGTGCTGCCCGAGCTGGACCTGGGCGGCGGGCACGGCATCGCCTACCGGCCCGGTGAGCCGGCGCTGGACCTCACCGCCCTGGCGCGGGAGCTGCGCACCGCCCTGGCGGACCGCTGCGCGGCCGCCGGCCTGCCGGTGCCCCGGCTGACCGTGGAGCCGGGGCGGGCGATCACCGGACCGGCGGGGGTGGCCCTGTACCGGGTGCTCGCCGTCAAGCGCTCCGGCGGGAAGCTGTTCGTGGCCGTGGACGGCGGAATGAGCGACAACCCGAGGCCCGCCCTGTACGGGGTGCGCTACGCACCCCGGCTGGTGGGCCGGCACTCCACGGCGGGCTCCGCCACGGCCACGGTCGTCGGCCGGCACTGCGAGGCCGGCGATGTCCTGGCCGCCGACGCCGAACTGCCGCGGGACGTCCACCCGGGCGACCTGCTGGCCGTACCCGTGGCCGGCGCCTACCAGTTGTCCATGGCCTCCGGCTACAACATGGTCGGCCGGCCGCCCGTGGTCGCGGTCCACGAGGGCGCGGCACGGGTGCTGGTGAGGCGGGAGACCCTGGAGGACTTCCGCAGCCGGGACCTCGGCGCCTGA